A genomic window from Pyxicephalus adspersus chromosome 2, UCB_Pads_2.0, whole genome shotgun sequence includes:
- the CLPP gene encoding ATP-dependent Clp protease proteolytic subunit, mitochondrial: MELLIRSTRPLLKGICSLPQVRSLHRVPPRLLPLIPIVVEQTGRGERAYDIYSRLLRERIICVMGPIDDSLSSLVIAQLLFLQSESNKKPIHMYINSPGGSVTAGLAIYDTMQYILNPICTWCVGQAASMGSLLLAAGSNGMRHSLPNSRIMIHQPSGGARGQATDIAIQAEEILKLKKQINEIYAKHTRQPLSLIESVMERDRYMSPTEAQEFGILDKVLIHPPQNGEDEPELVQKSEEAAAPPPQSSPSEP, encoded by the exons ATGGAGTTGCTGATTAGGAGCACA AGGCCGCTGCTGAAAGGAATTTGCTCCCTACCTCAAGTTCGGAGTTTACATCGAGTTCCCCCCAGACTCCTTCCTCTTATCCCCATCGTGGTGGAACAGACG GGCCGAGGAGAAAGAGCCTATGACATCTACTCCAGATTACTGCGTGAACGTATAATCTGCGTCATGGGACCT ATTGACGACTCGCTCTCCAGTCTGGTGATCGCTCAGCTCCTCTTCCTGCAATCTGAGAGTAACAAGAAGCCAATTCACATGTACATCAACAGCCCAG GGGGGTCGGTGACAGCTGGTCTGGCAATATATGACACCATGCAATATATACTGAACCCCATCTGTACATGGTGCGTGGGACAAGCAGCCAGTATGGGTTCTCTGCTCCTAGCTGCCGGCTCCAACGGAATGAGACATTCTCTGCCAAACTCCAGAATCATGATCCACCAGCCATCTGGAGGAGCCAGG GGTCAAGCGACAGATATTGCCATACAAGCCGAGGAGATACTGAAACTGAAAAAACAGATCAATGAAATTTATGCCAAGCACACGCGGCAGCCGTTGTCTCTGATCG AATCTGTGATGGAGAGAGATCGATATATGAGTCCTACAGAAGCTCAGGAGTTTGGCATCCTTGACAAAGTCCTGATTCACCCCCCACAAAACGGAGAAGATGAACCAGAACTGGTGCAAAAATCTGAGGAGGCGGCGGCACCACCACCACAGTCATCACCGTCTGAGCCAtag
- the LOC140324926 gene encoding uncharacterized protein, producing MFRSSGTSDRNIRDVVSENTELKKFHEQIKREIRTILSRHEGVLGRGVLEDNSMVNKRGGGRARPTRLTDAGSTGSMKKQWSSLKQLIEILEARATAPSEVSHVISVTDHEKELTRLQKEVQELREELAQSKELISQQQQLLQDQMLPPPGEGQQSPLWDAYFLEEQLRLQEERAVFEEQKLAFQDEREKFTEAAIRLGRERLQFKADQALFMKQQFLNMTPGVATPPWKKTPPWSALSTGTPTRTASNCKKQFTPHMSCSKLGLTSADPMTPSTAELYRVLRLAPPNRSTMSNMGHSSSQQDSESEEGSSDRWSDSLSPQSDPSELHPLPHSVAPFKLSMTPYLRPRPTPASLPRSHVDPRTPRSAELFRVLRLTPAESAHSGRKRRGDNTLWKSLVHHSHRRASLSKVAEGQCCLEAPCCHEAVKYNECITSASRCPHEATGDGYETDSLHSDDMDQGDTPTSEGHSLPREDSACFDNDSLYRVTPLQENSHLHLGGHMHHREGPEYCNHRAYSHSRGSWPCEECEQKSSNGIHLNNMRRSKSKETLQPKDRCKSQSRESLHHKDTSTSRSAERSNQSTEGRSRSRERTRSRERCRTRSREDIRRRNSLCHLPRPVIHIEEECQNRVDQSSTKRRMSLDSLHYKHSQAKDVPYVPGTSSSRSVHRRSSRHHRDSLYTTGPGRSPLHLRQSCPSARNTASWPSEHVAAFNPCTDLLTQFMDCSF from the exons ATGTTTCGCTCCTCGGGTACATCGGACCGAAATATCCGTGATGTTGTATCTGAGAACACTGAGCTGAAGAAATTCCATGAACAGATAAAGAGGGAAATAAGGACCATTCTCAGCAGACATGAGGGGGTCCTGGGCAGAGGGGTTTTGGAG GACAACTCAATGGTGAACAAGCGTGGTGGTGGACGTGCCAGGCCAACCCGGTTGACAGATGCCGGGTCTACAGGTAGCATGAAGAAGCAATGGAGCAGTCTCAAGCAGCTTATAGAGATTCTGGAAGCCCGAG caacagCTCCGTCTGAGGTGAGTCATGTAATCAGCGTGACCGACCATGAGAAGGAACTGACGCGGCTCCAGAAAGAGGTGCAGGAGCTCAGAGAAGAGCTGGCACAAAGCAAGGAGCTGATCAGTCAGCAGCAACAGCTACTACAG GATCAGATGTTGCCTCCTCCTGGGGAAGGTCAGCAGTCTCCGCTGTGGGATGCCTACTTCTTAGAGGAGCAGCTGAGGCTGCAGGAAGAACGTGCAGTCTTTGAAGAGCAGAAATTGGCTTTCCAGGATGAGAGGGAGAAGTTCACAGAAGCTGCAATTCGCCTGGGCAGAGAG AGGCTCCAGTTTAAGGCGGATCAGGCACTCTTTATGAAGCAGCAGTTTTTAAATATGACTCCAGGTGTTGCAACGCCCCCATGGAAGAAGACACCACCTTGGTCCGCTCTCA GTACAGGAACCCCAACAAGGACTGCTAGTAACTGCAAGAAGCAGTTCACTCCCCACATGTCTTGCAGTAAACTAGGACTGACTTCTGCTGACCCCATGACCCCAAGCACTGCTGAGCTGTACAGGGTTCTGAGACTGGCTCCCCCTAACAG GTCCACAATGTCTAATATGGGTCATAGCAGCAGCCAGCAGGACTCCGAATCGGAAGAAGGCAGCAGTGATCGATGGAGTGACAGTCTGTCACCACAGAGTGACC CTTCAGAGTTGCACCCTCTTCCTCATTCTGTTGCACCCTTCAAGCTAAGCATGACTCCATATCTTCGTCCCAGACCCACCCCAGCAAGTTTGCCCCGAAGCCATGTTGACCCGCGTACCCCCCGTTCTGCAGAGCTGTTTAGAGTTCTTCGTCTAACTCCTGCTGAAAG TGCCCATTCTGGGAGGAAGAGGCGTGGAGATAATACACTATGGAAGTCCTTGGTGCACCATTCTCACCGCAGAGCCAGCCTCTCCAAAGTAGCTGAGGGTCAATGTTGTCTCGAGGCTCCATGTTGTCACGAGGCTGTAAAGTATAATGAGTGTATCACTAGTGCATCACGTTGTCCTCATGAAGCTACTGGAGATGGCTATGAGACGGACTCTCTGCATTCTGATGATATGGATCAGGGAGACACTCCGACCAGTGAAGGTCATTCCTTACCCAGAGAAGATTCTGCATGTTTTGATAATGACTCTCTATATAGAGTAACACCTCTTCAGGAGAATTCCCACCTTCACCTAGGAGGGCACATGCACCACCGTGAGGGTCCTGAATATTGCAACCATCGAGCCTATTCCCACAGCAGAGGTTCATGGCCATGTGAAGAATGTGAACAGAAATCCAGCAATGGGATCCATTTGAATAATATGAGAAGGAGTAAGTCCAAGGAGACCCTTCAACCCAAAGATCGCTGTAAAAGTCAGTCACGAGAGTCCCTGCACCATAAAGACACCAGTACAAGTAGATCTGCAGAAAGAAGTAATCAAAGCACAGAGGGCAGAAGCAGATCACGAGAAAGAACTCGCTCTAGAGAACGGTGCCGAACACGGTCAAGGGAAGATATTCGTCGGCGAAACAGTCTGTGCCACCTTCCAAGGCCAGTAATTCATATTGAAGAGGAATGTCAAAACAGGGTGGATCAAAGCAGCACAAAGAGGAGGATGTCACTGGATTCCCTGCACTACAAGCACAGCCAAGCTAAAGATGTCCCATATGTTCCAGGAACCTCTAGCAGCCGTTCGGTGCACCGAAGGTCATCGCGGCATCATAGGGACTCTTTATACACCACTGGCCCTGGGCGTTCTCCTTTGCACTTACGTCAATCTTGTCCTTCGGCCCGCAACACTGCTTCATGGCCTTCTGAACATGTTGCTGCCTTCAACCCGTGCACTGATCTGCTGACACAATTTATGGACTGCTCTTTTTAG